The following are encoded in a window of Maylandia zebra isolate NMK-2024a linkage group LG5, Mzebra_GT3a, whole genome shotgun sequence genomic DNA:
- the LOC143418700 gene encoding uncharacterized protein LOC143418700: MVQPLLDSIHARNTVEQILTSKPAGVTVIHEYEKTGSLKDSTRRLMVNIIVAHMREKEGRTVSKATKEFHALGIVSLFPSLKDPYSKKGYEHFYDIQSNKGFLEWHIKTVQRQSKSPTASQNRVELKGGPTSRRKFGFTNDQQTRDQCMEAMSLLHHTTDQDIVFQKMRETFYYRQQILHDPQESANILQMFPRFLDTKGLILQDFAVMFGVETASRFLEKWNTSFKDKVAREARDLKETCLLKRLLKSALNEEMDDADEPSSVLK; encoded by the exons ATGGTTCAGCCTCTATTGGACAGCATACATGCAAGAAAT ACAGTGGAGCAGATTCTGACTTCCAAACCAGCAGGGGTGACTGTCATCCATGAGTATGAAAAAACTGGGAGTTTGAAAGATTCCACCAGGCGATTAATGGTGAACATCATTGTAGCTCACATGCGTGAAAAGGAAGG GAGAACTGTAAGTAAAGCAACGAAGGAGTTTCATGCACTTGGAATCGTGTCACTCTTCCCATCTTTGAAGGATCCGTACTCCAAAAAGGGATAT gAGCATTTCTATGACATTCAGAGCAACAAAGGTTTTCTTGAATGGCATATCAAGACAGTGCAACGTCAATCCAAATCCCCCACTGCTTCACAGAACAGAGTGGAACTGAAAGGAGGGCCCACATCACGAAGGAAGTTTGGTTTCACTAATGACCAGCAAACAAGAGATCAATGTATGGAAGCCATGTCTCTTCTTCATCACACCACTGACCAAGATATAGTCTTCCAGAAGATGAGAGAGACATTCTACTATCGTCAGCAGATACTCCATGACCCACAAGAATCAGCAAACATTCTTCAGATGTTTCCTCGGTTTTTGGACACTAAAGGACTG ATTTTGCAGGACTTTGCAGTGATGTTTGGAGTAGAGACTGCTTCCAGGTTCCTGGAAAAATGGAACACCAGTTTTAAAGACAAGGTTGCCAGGGAAGCCAGAGACCTTAAAGAGACTTGTCTTCTGAAAAGATTGCTGAAATCTGCTTTGAACGAAGAAATGGATGATGCTGATGAGCCAAGTAGTGTCCTAAAGTAA